A DNA window from Camelina sativa cultivar DH55 chromosome 17, Cs, whole genome shotgun sequence contains the following coding sequences:
- the LOC104754863 gene encoding laccase-3-like, translating to MKSQNPTNLGRVSIILVLACCTLLASAELHVREFVIEAKPVKRLCRTHQTITVNGQFPGPTLEVRNGDSLAITVINRARYNISLHWHGIRQLRNPWADGPEYITQCPIQPGQSYTYRIKIEDQEGTLWWHAHSHWLRATVYGALIIYPRLGSPYPFSMPKRDIPIILGEWWDRNPMDVLRLAQFTGAAPNVSDAYTINGQPGDLYRCSKPETVRFPIVPGETVQLRLINAALNQELFFTVANHQLTVVEVDSAYTKPFTTNVVMLGPGQTTNVLITANQRPGRYYMAARAYNSANAPFDNTTTTAILEYVNAPRGRGQVTPVFPVLPGFNDTATATAFVNRLRYWKRAPVPLQIDENLFFAVGLGLINCTNPNSPRCQGPNGTRFAASMNNVSFVLPRTNSVMQAYYQGIPGIITADFPPVPPVQFDYTGNVSRGLWQPVKATKAYKLKYKANVQIVLQDTSIVTPENHPMHLHGYQFYVVGSGFGNFDPKRDPASFNLFDPPERNTIGTPPGGWVAIRFVADNPGAWFMHCHIDSHLGWGLAMVFLVENGVGQLQSVQPPPLDLPRC from the exons GACGAGTCTCTATAATTTTAGTTCTTGCTTGTTGCACTTTGCTTGCTTCAGCTGAACTTCACGTCCGTGAATTCGTG ATCGAGGCAAAACCAGTGAAGAGGCTGTGCAGAACTCACCAGACCATCACCGTGAATGGTCAGTTCCCGGGTCCAACACTCGAGGTTAGAAACGGTGACTCGCTAGCCATCACGGTCATCAACAGAGCTCGTTACAACATCAGTCTCCACTg GCATGGAATCCGACAGCTGCGAAACCCGTGGGCTGATGGACCAGAGTACATAACTCAATGTCCAATCCAGCCGGGACAAAGCTATACATACAGAATCAAGATCGAAGACCAAGAAGGTACACTTTGGTGGCACGCTCATAGCCATTGGCTTCGAGCCACCGTCTATGGAGCTCTCATCATTTACCCTCGTCTCGGTTCTCCTTACCCTTTCTCTATGCCTAAACGTGACATCCCTATAATTCTCG GGGAATGGTGGGATAGAAACCCTATGGATGTTCTGAGGTTAGCCCAATTCACAGGAGCAGCACCAAACGTATCAGACGCTTACACCATCAATGGCCAACCCGGCGATCTCTACCGCTGCTCTAAACCCGAGACCGTCCGGTTTCCTATTGTCCCTGGCGAGACGGTTCAGCTTCGTCTCATCAACGCCGCCCTGAACCAAGAACTCTTCTTCACAGTTGCCAACCACCAGCTCACCGTGGTCGAGGTAGATTCTGCTTACACTAAGCCTTTCACCACAAACGTTGTCATGCTCGGTCCAGGTCAGACCACAAACGTCCTAATAACCGCTAATCAACGCCCGGGCCGCTATTACATGGCTGCACGAGCCTACAATAGCGCAAACGCTCCCTTTGACAACACCACCACAACTGCTATTTTAGAATACGTTAACGCACCTCGTGGACGCGGTCAGGTCACACCCGTTTTCCCAGTATTGCCAGGGTTCAATGACACCGCTACTGCAACAGCTTTTGTCAACCGTTTGCGGTACTGGAAGAGAGCTCCAGTACCACTCCAGATCGACGAGAATCTATTTTTCGCAGTTGGGTTAGGACTAATAAACTGCACCAACCCGAACAGTCCGCGATGCCAGGGGCCAAACGGGACGCGGTTTGCTGCAAGCATGAACAACGTCTCATTCGTTCTTCCTCGGACTAACTCGGTGATGCAAGCTTATTACCAAGGAATCCCCGGGATTATAACCGCAGATTTCCCGCCGGTTCCTCCTGTTCAATTCGACTACACAGGAAACGTAAGCCGTGGACTTTGGCAACCCGTAAAGGCCACAAAGGCTTACAAGCTTAAGTACAAGGCCAATGTTCAGATTGTGTTGCAGGACACGAGCATTGTCACACCCGAGAACCATCCTATGCATCTTCATGGGTACCAGTTTTATGTTGTCGGGTCGGGTTTTGGGAATTTTGACCCGAAGAGAGATCCGGCTAGCTTCAATCTGTTTGACCCACCGGAGAGGAATACTATTGGAACCCCTCCCGGTGGATGGGTGGCCATCCGATTCGTTGCTGACAATCCAG gagcttggTTTATGCATTGTCACATTGACTCACATCTAGGATGGGGTCTGGCGATGGTTTTCCTAGTTGAGAATGGAGTCGGTCAGCTCCAGTCGGTGCAGCCTCCGCCATTGGATCTCCCAAGATGCTAA
- the LOC104754865 gene encoding shewanella-like protein phosphatase 1 encodes MASLYLNSLLPLPPNSHPQKLIEPSSSSSLLSTSNCNEVSLKPIVINGDPPTFVSAPSRRIIAVGDLHGDLGKARDALQMGGVLSSDGRDQWIGQDTVLVQVGDILDRGDDEIAILSLLRSLDVQAKANGGAVFQVNGNHETMNVEGDFRYVDARAFDECTDFIDYLQDYGQDWDKAFTNWISESRQWKEDRRSSQTYWDQWNVVKRQKGVIARSILFRPGGRLACELARHGVVLRINNWVFCHGGLLPHHVAYGVERINREVSAWMRSAANYEDSPQMPFIATRGYDSVVWSRLYSGETSELAEYQIEQVNKILQDTLEAVGAKAMVVGHTPQLSGVNCEYGCGIWRIDVGMSSGVLDSRPEVLEIRGDKARVIRSNRDTFHELQVADYI; translated from the exons ATGGCTTCTCTTTACCTCAATTCCTTACTCCCGCTTCCTCCTAATTCTCATCCCCAGAAACTTAtcgaaccttcttcttcttcctctttgttgAGCACTTCCAATTGTAACGAAGTTTCTCTGAAGCCGATTGTCATCAATGGAGACCCACCCACTTTCGTCTCTGCTCCTTCTCGCCGTATTATCGCAG TTGGAGACCTTCACGGCGATTTGGGTAAAGCCAGAGATGCACTTCAGATGGGCGGCGTCTTGAGCTCCGATGGACGTGACCAGTGGATCGGCCAAGACACT GTACTAGTTCAGGTAGGAGATATACTGGACCGTGGTGATGATGAAATTGCAATACTTTCTTTGTTAAGATCACTTGATGTTCAGGCCAAGGCTAACGGTGGAGCTGTTTTCCAG GTTAATGGGAACCATGAGACGATGAATGTTGAAGGGGATTTCAGATATGTCGATGCGAGAGCATTTGATGAATGTACAGATTTTATTGACTACTTGCAAGACTATGGTCAAGACTGGGACAAAGCGTTTACTAATTGGATTTCTGAGTCAAGACAATGGAAAGAAGATAGGAGAAGTTCTCAAACCTATTGGGATCAATGGAATGTAGTAAAG AGGCAAAAGGGAGTGATTGCAAGGTCGATTCTTTTCAGACCAGGTGGTCGATTAGCATGTGAACTGGCTCGTCACGGAGTTGTTCTCCGCATTAATAATTGGGTCTTCTGCCATGGTGGTCTCCTTCCTCACCATG TTGCATATGGCGTAGAGAGGATAAATAGAGAAGTGTCTGCTTGGATGAGAAGTGCTGCTAACTATGAAGACAGTCCTCAGATGCCGTTCATTGCCACTCGTGGATATGACAGTGTGGTCTGGAGCCGACTTTACTCAGGAGAGACTTCTGAACTAGCGGAATATCAAATTGAGCAG GTAAATAAAATTCTTCAGGACACTCTTGAAGCTGTCGGTGCCAAGGCAATGGTGGTCGGGCATACTCCCCAGTTATCAGGAGTTAACTG TGAATATGGTTGCGGCATATGGAGAATTGATGTGGGAATGTCCAGTGGTGTTCTTGACTCTAGACCAGAG GTTCTAGAGATAAGAGGGGACAAAGCTAGAGTCATACGGAGCAACAGGGACACATTTCATGAACTTCAAGTTGCAGATTACATATAA
- the LOC104754864 gene encoding uncharacterized protein LOC104754864 translates to MEENNNNAGSDSDANSVDDSQDYYEPISAVDLENANDDGSDEEDSYHPIGGRDGFSHGLSNGHCMIPETEERISSISINADAESEEEAETETESEVRRAFEEDERRRRSPLIEENAVRVMEAMRAISFPGTAPDWASDVNEDRWIDQLRRLRSTSQ, encoded by the exons ATGGAAG agaacaacaacaacgccGGGAGCGATTCAGATGCTAATTCCGTCGACGATTCACAGGACTATTACGAACCGATCTCAGCCGTCGATCTAGAAAACGCCAATGACGACGGGAGCGATGAGGAAGACAGTTATCATCCGATCGGCGGCAGAGATGGCTTCAGCCACGGCCTCTCCAACGGCCATTGTATGATTCCGGAAACAGAGGAAAGAATCTCTTCTATTAGTATAAACGCAGACGCAGAGAGCGAAGAAGAGGCGGAGACGGAGACGGAATCGGAGGTCCGTAGAGCGTTTGAAGAGGACGAACGGCGTAGAAGATCGCCGTTGATTGAGGAGAATGCCGTTAGGGTTATGGAGGCAATGCGAGCAATCTCGTTCCCTGGAACGGCTCCTGATTGGGCTTCCGATGTTAATGAGGATCGTTGGATTGATCAGCTTCGAAGATTGAGATCCACTTCTCAATAA
- the LOC104754867 gene encoding mitoferrin-like, which produces MATEATTAPKFQEPDLRQVSPSPDFKHETAHDGLKFWQFMIAGSIAGSVEHMAMFPVDTVKTHMQALRPCPLKPVGIRQAFRSIVQKEGPSALYRGIWAMGLGAGPAHAVYFSFYEVSKKFLSAGGNQNNSAAHAISGVFATISSDAVLTPMDMVKQRLQMGEGTYKGVWDCVKRVMREEGFGAFYASYRTTVLMNAPFTAVHFATYEAAKKGLMEFSPERVSDEEGWLVHATAGAAAGGLAAAVTTPLDVVKTQLQCQGVCGCDRFTSGSISDVLRTIVKKDGYRGLLRGWLPRMLFHAPAAAICWSTYEGVKSFFHDLNGDSNTA; this is translated from the exons ATGGCTACAGAGGCAACAACCGCTCCCAAATTCCAGGAACCAGATCTCCGGCAAGTCTCTCCATCACCGGATTTTAAACATGAAACCGCTCACGACGGCCTTAAATTCTGGCAATTTATGATCGCCGGTTCCATCGCTGGTTCCGTCGAACACATGGCGATGTTTCCCGTCGATACAGTGAAGACCCATATGCAAGCGCTCCGGCCATGTCCGTTGAAACCCGTCGGAATCCGGCAAGCTTTCCGTTCGATAGTCCAAAAGGAAGGACCTTCAGCTCTGTACCGAGGGATTTGGGCTATGGGTCTCGGCGCTGGACCTGCTCACGCCGTTTACTTCTCCTTCTACGAGGTTTCGAAGAAGTTTTTATCCGCAGGAGGGAATCAGAACAACTCCGCCGCTCATGCGATCTCCGGCGTGTTCGCGACTATATCGAGCGATGCTGTTTTGACTCCCATGGATATGGTGAAGCAGAGGTTGCAGATGGGTGAAGGGACTTATAAAGGAGTTTGGGATTGTGTCAAGAGGGTAATGCGTGAGGAAGGGTTTGGTGCCTTCTATGCTTCTTATAGGACGACGGTTTTGATGAACGCGCCTTTTACTGCTGTTCACTTTGCGACTTACGAGGCGGCTAAGAAGGGGTTGATGGAGTTTTCTCCTGAAAGGGTTAGTGATGAGGAAGGTTGGTTGGTTCATGCCACTGCTGGAGCTGCTGCTGGTGGATTGGCAGCTGCTGTGACTACGCCGCTTGATGTTGTCAAGACGCAGTTGCAATGTCAG GGTGTGTGTGGATGCGACCGCTTCACTAGTGGTTCGATTAGCGATGTACTGAGAACGATAGTGAAGAAAGACGGATACAGAGGACTTCTAAGGGGATGGCTACCGAGAATGCTCTTTCATGCGCCTGCTGCAGCAATCTGTTGGTCCACTTACGAAGGGGTCAAATCTTTCTTTCATGACTTGAATGGCGATTCAAACActgcctga
- the LOC104754868 gene encoding uncharacterized protein LOC104754868, whose translation MISLHSSAIKASLHRSFPTSLRSTLSVSNSARSLIRLPSAGKRNLSVISASVRDSSMSSNNDSHGSSSKVAESFFRSVLGQMETVYLNRNPTPKSVLELVRSVDGEQLCYDHLAFRTFGVGGYGIDSLASFFLDYGYTPMDELKFPAKKLRALWFAPPDVSAIPGGSGVNGPLPRVFISELLVDQMSSQTQDVIRKYTQASPNGKKYAALSSALGTLTWEKPLSSEFEQLARESEYAAWTLVNGYALNHVTISVHRLKSHLNKIKKLNQFLEEKGVKLNSEGGVLKVSPDGGLLQSSTVADSISFKFADGVTKSIPCSYIEFAERLVLPQYQNVPESEIRESHRRDGFEVGNADKIFESTFQEQLSRRAG comes from the exons ATGATTTCACTCCACTCCTCCGCCATTAAAGCCTCTCTCCATCGATCTTTTCCTACTTCGTTACGATCGACACTCTCTGTTTCCAACTCTGCTAGATCTCTCATTCGGCTCCCCTCCGCCGGAAAACGCAATCTCTCTGTTATCTCTGCTTCTGTAAGAGACTCCTCGATGTCATCAAACAATGATTCTCACGGATCGTCTTCAAAG GTTGCTGAATCTTTCTTCAGAAGTGTCTTAGGGCAGATGGAAACAGTTTACCTAAATCGGAACCCGACGCCTAAATCCGTCTTGGAACTTGTTCGATCCGTTGATGGCGAACAACTTTGCTATGACCATCTCGCTTTTAGAACGTTTGGG GTTGGTGGTTATGGGATTGACTCGCTTGCAAGCTTTTTCCTTGACTATGGGTATACTCCGATGGATGAGCTGAAATTTCCAGCCAAAAAGCTTAGAGCTTTGTGGTTTGCACCTCCTGATGTTTCTGCTATTCCTGGTGGAAGCGGTGTTAACGGTCCTTTACCAAGAGTTTTTATCTCAGAGCTCCTTGTGGATCAGATGAGTTCACAGACTCAG GATGTGATCAGAAAGTACACTCAAGCATCGCCCAATGGGAAAAAGTATGCTGCTCTTTCTAGTGCTTTGGGTACCTTAACTTGGGAAAAGCCTCTGTCTTCTGAGTTTGAGCAATTGGCTAG GGAAAGTGAATATGCAGCATGGACCCTTGTCAATGGCTATGCACTTAACCATGTAACGATTTCTGTCCATCGGCTTAAATCtcatctaaacaaaattaagaagcTCAATCAGTTCCTAGAAGAAAAAGGTGTCAAGTTGAATTCTGAAGGAGGAGTCCTGAAAG ttaGCCCTGATGGTGGTTTGCTGCAAAGCTCAACTGTAGCAGATTCAATTTCTTTCAAGTTCGCTGATGGTGTCACCAAGTCTATCCCTTGTTCATACATTGAATTTGCTGAACGCCTTGTGCTTCCCCAATACCAAAATGTACCTGAAAGCGAG ATACGAGAGTCACACCGACGCGATGGATTCGAGGTGGGAAATGCTGACAAGATCTTTGAGAGCACATTTCAGGAACAACTCTCCCGACGAGCCGGCTAA
- the LOC104754870 gene encoding zinc finger protein CONSTANS-LIKE 8-like (The sequence of the model RefSeq protein was modified relative to this genomic sequence to represent the inferred CDS: added 54 bases not found in genome assembly), which produces MDTQRLPKKEEEDLLPSLTFESVNALSQDHSIDDFDSIFDITIDSLSCSHELKWDFWGEDEDEDTGEEEKSLSTDQEGSSFGLWDNKATDYEDKELGLKLNLNHQEVIDAWSDHQKPLWTDTSSPANSFYRGEVPVIEEERNMKREASVLRYKEKRQSRLFSKKIRASLLGGSYKGSS; this is translated from the exons ACCTTCGAGTCTGTTAATGCTCTCTCTCAAGACCATTCTATAGATGATTTCGACAGCATATTCGACATCACCATTGACAGTTTAAGCTGCTCTCACGAACTCAAATGGGATTTTTGGGGAGAAGACGAGGATGAAGATacaggggaagaagaaaaaagcttgAGTACTGATCAAGAAGGCTCAAGTTTCGGGCTTTGGGACAATAAGGCTACGGATTATGAAGACAAAGAGTTGGGTCTGAAGCTGAATCTGAACCATCAAGAAGTTATCGATGCTTGGTCTGATCACCAGAAACCTCTGTGGACAGATACTTCATCTCCAGCCAATTCCTTTTAT AGGGGAGAAGTACCAGTgatagaggaagagagaaacatGAAAAGAGAAGCAAGTGTGTTAAGGTACAAAGAGAAACGACAGAGTAGACTCTTCTCTAAGAAGATAAGAGCAAGTTTATTGGGGGGTTCAtataaggggagttcttaa